The Danio rerio strain Tuebingen ecotype United States chromosome 1, GRCz12tu, whole genome shotgun sequence genome includes a region encoding these proteins:
- the smdt1b gene encoding single-pass membrane protein with aspartate-rich tail 1b: MASLVGRLSRAFFVKNTVTLSRNANQKSVNVTGPTLSRTAVSSTTGRVLPKPDKVPFGLTRMTIVVVPFLYVGTLISKNFAALLEEHEIFVPDDDDDDD, translated from the exons ATGGCGTCGCTGGTGGGTCGTCTCTCTCGGGCTTTTTtcgttaaaaatacagtaacattgaGCCGCAATGCTAATCAAAAATCGGTGAATGTGACAGGACCCACTCTCAGCCGAACCGCCGTGTCGTCCACAACAGGACGTGTCCTTCCTAAACCAGATAAG GTTCCGTTCGGTTTGACCCGTATGACTATAGTAGTGGTCCCGTTCCTCTATGTCGGGACTTTAATCAGTAAAAATTTCGCTGCTCTTTTGGAGGAACATGAAATCTTCGTcccagatgatgatgatgatgatgactga
- the dcaf15 gene encoding DDB1- and CUL4-associated factor 15: MAPSSKSEKDDNKQKQPKKHKEHIIKLLTRGRLNGQLSQRLFRKLPPRVCVPLKTIVSEEFLRAGHIFLGFTKCGRYVLSYTSDCGEDDDFSFYTYHLYWWEFNLHSRLKQVHHVRLFAGEDIYSDLYLTVCEWHNDHSKLVIFGFNTRSSSSALMNMMMSDENNRDIYITITSMPPAQPCKQCCPVASSSTIRTGGECLEHGYVLNARYQVVYPFPTFQPALQLKKDQVILLNTSYSLVACAISLCTGDGQQESQNNQILYRKREPSSSSTSAPAGPTSPFSSSSASSQGSPDLRHSKPHVTPLSPSQSQAAVWAREFAADIFRRAQAGAREAERCKTKEKEETDTQRRLHDEERTRESPREVPGPSSSSSEPNQSSVVESGVCNAIVSPRSTSSVSSPSPHEQEPSSSSSSSEPAYVNYTTLRYRLPQATSVEQSNGEEDDKVQLPFTVTDLKGRPLQIVTGQYSGQFVCIEQLTLDFEYLINEVIRNDAEWGSQFCSFSDYDVVILEVCPETNIVVINIGLLLLAFSNCDDEHCRPKSYHSSLQVSWDLNTGACHTVGVGDLTEVKGQTSGSVWSSYRKSCVNTVMRWLVPESSSRYINRMTNEALHKGSSLQVLTDNDRGTWIVL, translated from the exons ATGGCGCCCAGCTCGAAATCTGAGAAAgatgacaacaaacaaaaacagccgAAAAAACACAAAGAGCACATCATTAAACTGCTGACGCGCGGACGG ctgAATGGCCAGCTCTCTCAGCGACTCTTCCGGAAACTTCCTCCACGTGTTTGTGTTCCACTGAAGACCATCGTCAGTGAGGAGTTTCTCAGAGCCgg GCACATCTTCTTGGGCTTCACTAAGTGTGGCCGGTATGTTCTGTCCTACACCAGCGACTGCGGAGAGGACGATGACTTCTCCTTCTACACCTATCACTTGTACTGGTGGGAGTTTAACCTGCACAGCCGCCTCAAACAG gTTCATCATGTGCGTTTATTTGCTGGTGAGGATATCTACAGTGATCTCTATCTGACCGTGTGTGAGTGGCACAATGACCACTCCAAACTGGTCATCTTCGGCTTTAA CACACGCAGCTCCAGTTCAGCCCTGATGAACATGATGATGAGTGACGAGAACAACAGAGACATTTACATCACCATCACTTCCATGCCTCCCGCTCAGCCGTGTAAACAGTGCTGTCCCGTGGCCTCCAGCTCCACCATACGCACAG GTGGAGAGTGTTTGGAGCACGGTTATGTGCTGAACGCTCGATATCAAGTGGTTTATCCGTTCCCAACGTTCCAGCCGGCGCTGCAGCTGAAGAAGGACCAGGTGATCCTGCTCAACACCAGCTACTCTCTGGTGGCCTGCGCCATCTCACTTTGCACAG GAGACGGCCAGCAGGAGAGTCAAAACAATCAGATACTGTACAGAAAGAGAGAACCTTCCTCTTCTTCCACTTCTGCTCCTGCTGGTCCCACATCTCCATTCTCATCCTCATCAGCCTCGTCTCAGGGCTCACCTGACCTCCGACACTCAAAGCCTCACGTGACCCCGCTCTCCCCTAGCCAATCACAGGCTGCCGTTTGGGCCAGAGAGTTTGCTGCTGACATCTTCCGCAGAGCTCAGGCTGGAGCGAGGGAAGCCGAGCGCTGCAAAACCAAAGAGAAAGAAGAAACAGACACTCAGAGACGACTCCATGATGAAGAGCGCACGAGAGAAAGTCCCAGAGAAGTCCCGGGACCTTCGTCTTCCTCATCAGAACCAAACCAGAGCTCAGTGGTTGAAAGCGGTGTGTGTAATGCAATCGTGTCTCCTAGATCCACGTCTTCAGTCTCATCTCCGTCTCCACACGAACAGGAGCCCTCATCATCCTCGTCATCCTCAGAGCCTGCTTATGTCAACTATACCACGCTCCGATACAGACTCCCACAGGCCACCTCAGTGGAGCAGTCCAACG GTGAGGAGGATGATAAAGTCCAGCTTCCTTTTACTGTGACCGATCTGAAGGGACGACCTTTACAGATAGTGACAGGACAGTACAGTGGTCAG TTTGTGTGTATCGAGCAGCTGACTCTGGATTTCGAGTATCTGATAAACGAGGTGATCAGGAATGACGCTGAATGGGGATCTCAGTTCTGCTCCTTCAGTGATTATGACGTGGTCATTCTTGAG GTTTGCCCGGAGACCAATATAGTGGTGATCAACATCGGGCTGCTGCTGCTGGCCTTCTCTAACTGTGATGACGAGcactgcag gCCCAAGTCGTATCACTCCAGTCTGCAGGTCAGTTGGGATTTAAACACAGGCGCGTGTCACACAGTTGGGGTCGGCGACCTCactgaggtcaaaggtcagaccAG tggaAGTGTGTGGAGCTCCTACAGGAAGTCGTGTGTGAATACTGTGATGCGGTGGCTCGTGCCGGAGAGCAGCTCACGCTACATCAACCGCATGACCAATGAGGCGCTGCATAAAG GCTCTTCTCTTCAGGTGTTGACTGATAATGACAGAGGCACGTGGATCGTCCTGTGA